One genomic window of Nakamurella panacisegetis includes the following:
- a CDS encoding family 4 glycosyl hydrolase, with translation MRLVILGGGGFRVPLVYRALTRRPELGIDEVILYDVDRHRLDVIAQVLQPVPGLHVHSTDSLPDALAGADIVFSAMRVGGAAGRVRDERRALERGLLGQETVGAGGLAFGLRTLPIALEAAAIQRELAPDSWLINFTNPAGLITQALSGVLGGRVIGICDSPIGLVRRACRALGVPPDEVRFDYAGINHLGWLTSLRHRGTDLLPDLIGDEARLNTTEEGRLFGSGLLRALGAVPNEYLYFYYAAREITAALSAGRTRGEVILGQQNDFYTRAAAGNAVALWEQARRHREESYLAEARTQDRDESDLSGGGYEEVALDLAAALTTGRPAEMIVNAANGDAFHQFPESMVLETRCTVDAFGATVIPGPDLPLHQLGLVAAVRAAENAVIQAAATGDRDAAVHGFAIHPLIGSRDVASSLVDSVVADESTVAALFAGRTGTSG, from the coding sequence ATGCGACTGGTGATCCTCGGCGGCGGCGGATTCCGAGTTCCCCTGGTCTACCGGGCTCTGACCAGGCGGCCCGAGCTGGGTATCGACGAGGTGATTCTGTACGACGTCGACCGGCATCGCCTCGACGTCATAGCGCAGGTCCTGCAACCAGTTCCGGGCCTGCACGTGCACAGCACGGATTCGCTGCCCGATGCGCTGGCCGGGGCCGACATCGTCTTCTCGGCCATGCGGGTGGGCGGCGCCGCCGGTCGGGTGCGGGACGAGCGCCGGGCGCTGGAGCGCGGGCTTCTCGGCCAGGAGACGGTGGGCGCCGGCGGGCTGGCCTTCGGGCTGCGGACCTTGCCGATCGCTCTGGAGGCCGCCGCGATCCAGCGCGAACTGGCCCCCGATTCGTGGCTGATCAACTTCACCAACCCGGCCGGGCTGATCACCCAGGCGCTGTCCGGTGTCCTCGGCGGCCGAGTGATCGGCATCTGCGACTCCCCCATCGGACTCGTCCGCCGCGCCTGCCGGGCGCTGGGGGTACCGCCCGACGAAGTGCGTTTCGACTACGCCGGTATCAATCACCTCGGCTGGCTCACCTCGCTGCGTCACCGCGGCACCGATCTTCTCCCCGACCTCATCGGCGACGAAGCCCGACTCAACACGACCGAGGAGGGCCGGCTGTTCGGCTCCGGCCTGCTGCGCGCGCTCGGGGCCGTTCCGAACGAGTACCTGTACTTCTACTACGCGGCCCGGGAGATCACCGCCGCGCTGAGTGCCGGACGGACGCGCGGCGAGGTGATCCTCGGTCAACAGAACGACTTCTACACGCGCGCCGCTGCCGGGAATGCCGTTGCCCTCTGGGAGCAGGCCCGGCGCCATCGGGAGGAGAGCTACCTGGCCGAGGCGCGGACGCAGGACCGGGACGAGAGCGACCTGTCCGGAGGGGGCTACGAAGAGGTCGCTCTCGACCTGGCCGCGGCCCTGACCACCGGACGACCGGCCGAGATGATCGTGAACGCGGCCAACGGGGACGCCTTTCACCAGTTTCCGGAATCGATGGTTCTCGAAACTCGTTGCACCGTCGACGCTTTCGGCGCCACTGTGATACCCGGCCCCGATCTGCCGCTGCATCAGCTGGGTCTGGTGGCCGCCGTGCGCGCCGCCGAGAACGCCGTCATCCAGGCCGCGGCCACCGGCGACCGCGACGCCGCCGTCCATGGGTTCGCCATCCACCCACTCATCGGCTCCCGGGATGTGGCGTCGTCCCTGGTCGATTCGGTCGTGGCCGACGAGTCGACGGTGGCGGCGCTGTTCGCCGGACGAACCGGGACGTCCGGCTGA
- a CDS encoding ROK family transcriptional regulator — translation MTATGPTVRTRDSPALVGVTTSGRGLLSSSDVGSANRARLLQSLVDDGPASRAELARRIKVPRATISSIVSGLLDSGVLIEEEPQPPVDGIGKPPRPLWFAPDALQCGAISVSRGAVDVAVVNARGEILSRRRVPIAPDGRTAELDRQILAAASAALADFRGRLSGIGLTVPALCDSRTSAVVACTPVPGLVGTRLPQLLAERFGVPCVLEQDVRAFAVGEKWFGQARGVRDFAALQFGVGVGAGVMLLGHLVSGRDGHTVQLGHTCVDPAGRPCSCGLRGCWETLTSSHWLRSEAVLRGIPGGRDTTPKRLAGRAAAGDQLAASLLADFSDNIAIGIANLVQLLSLQLFIIHGDVVHAGESFRAHLQASVLQRCMPALAHGVRVEFSELDQDSGLLGAAATVLTRELGVTL, via the coding sequence GTGACGGCAACCGGACCGACCGTGCGCACCCGGGATTCCCCGGCCCTTGTCGGGGTGACCACCTCTGGGCGCGGGCTGTTGTCCTCCTCCGATGTCGGGAGCGCCAACCGGGCGCGGCTCCTGCAGTCCCTCGTCGACGACGGCCCGGCCTCGCGCGCCGAGTTGGCCCGCCGGATCAAGGTGCCGCGGGCCACGATCAGCTCGATCGTTTCCGGCCTCCTCGACTCCGGTGTCCTGATCGAGGAGGAGCCGCAGCCGCCGGTCGACGGCATCGGGAAGCCACCGCGTCCGCTCTGGTTCGCCCCGGATGCGCTCCAGTGCGGAGCCATCTCGGTCAGCCGCGGTGCGGTGGACGTCGCTGTGGTCAACGCACGGGGTGAGATCCTCTCGCGCCGGCGCGTGCCGATCGCACCGGACGGTCGGACGGCCGAGCTGGATCGGCAGATCCTGGCGGCGGCCAGCGCGGCTCTGGCCGATTTCCGGGGGCGGTTGAGCGGGATCGGCCTCACCGTGCCCGCCCTGTGCGACAGCCGGACGTCGGCGGTCGTGGCCTGCACCCCCGTTCCGGGACTGGTTGGTACCCGGTTGCCGCAGCTGCTGGCGGAGCGGTTCGGCGTCCCCTGCGTGCTCGAGCAGGACGTGCGGGCGTTCGCCGTCGGCGAGAAGTGGTTCGGACAGGCGCGCGGCGTGCGGGATTTCGCCGCCTTGCAGTTCGGCGTCGGCGTGGGGGCCGGAGTGATGCTGCTCGGTCACCTGGTGTCCGGCCGGGACGGCCACACCGTGCAGCTCGGCCACACCTGCGTCGATCCGGCCGGACGGCCCTGCTCCTGCGGACTACGTGGCTGCTGGGAGACCCTGACCAGCAGCCACTGGCTGCGGTCCGAGGCGGTGCTCCGCGGTATCCCCGGGGGGCGGGACACCACCCCGAAGCGGCTGGCCGGGCGGGCCGCCGCCGGCGACCAGCTCGCAGCGAGCCTGCTGGCCGACTTCAGCGACAACATCGCGATCGGCATCGCCAACCTGGTCCAGCTGCTCTCGTTGCAACTCTTCATCATCCACGGTGACGTGGTGCACGCCGGCGAGTCGTTCCGGGCGCACCTGCAGGCCAGCGTGCTGCAACGGTGCATGCCGGCCCTGGCCCACGGCGTACGGGTCGAGTTCTCCGAACTCGACCAGGATTCCGGTCTGCTCGGTGCGGCCGCCACCGTCCTCACCCGCGAGTTGGGCGTCACCCTCTGA
- a CDS encoding ABC transporter substrate-binding protein, translating to MSSFPSMPRGRRRLLVLGAAAGLALAGCSSLTPGSSASSSSSSATGAGPVVSAGASATGAPVASGSAGAGAGSTVNTAVPSEKVELKLAFTDSPDMTKELIAAFEKKYPQVTITSQYTQFNDYVKSLKLAMSSDSAPDLAQYNAAFDTFVAAGLIRDLSAYETAYGWDKTFPKSALDELRVDPSGKILGTGALIAVPGGLSLVGLYYNKQLLAKSGVSAPPATLTDLEADLAKAKAAGITPISVGALDTGGLHVWASLMNVSTDVTAQKNWIDGKAGSNIVTPEAVKATQTFADWAKAGYFPAAANGTGENDSATAFSKGASVFHINGNWAAAQLDKAMGANVGFEVMPPAKAGGQAVGNGFSVSYSISAKSKHPEAAAAFLNFLQSPEASVIEDKGGFLPPNASAAPAATGVKGDLKKANQAVVAADGLIPFPDFAAPAMLDSLESGLQSVIAGRMQAQDFLQSLQTVWTAYHGK from the coding sequence ATGAGCTCGTTTCCTTCAATGCCGCGGGGCCGCCGCCGTCTTCTCGTTCTCGGTGCGGCTGCCGGTCTGGCGTTGGCCGGCTGCAGTTCCCTGACCCCGGGCAGCAGCGCCTCCAGCTCGAGTTCCTCGGCGACGGGAGCCGGCCCGGTCGTCTCGGCCGGCGCGTCCGCCACTGGTGCCCCGGTGGCTTCCGGGTCGGCCGGGGCCGGGGCCGGCAGCACGGTGAACACGGCGGTCCCGTCCGAGAAGGTCGAATTGAAGCTGGCCTTCACCGACAGCCCGGACATGACGAAGGAATTGATCGCGGCCTTCGAGAAGAAGTACCCCCAGGTCACCATCACCAGCCAGTACACCCAGTTCAACGACTACGTGAAGTCCTTGAAGCTCGCGATGAGCTCGGACAGCGCGCCTGACCTGGCGCAGTACAACGCGGCGTTCGACACGTTCGTCGCCGCCGGCCTGATCCGAGATCTGTCGGCCTACGAGACGGCCTATGGCTGGGACAAGACCTTTCCGAAGTCGGCCCTGGACGAGTTGCGAGTGGACCCGAGCGGCAAGATCCTCGGCACCGGTGCGCTGATCGCGGTACCCGGCGGCCTCTCCCTGGTGGGGCTGTACTACAACAAACAACTGCTGGCCAAGTCCGGGGTCTCGGCGCCGCCGGCCACTCTGACCGATCTGGAGGCTGACCTGGCGAAGGCGAAGGCGGCCGGCATCACTCCGATCTCGGTGGGTGCCTTGGACACCGGCGGATTGCACGTGTGGGCGTCCCTGATGAACGTCAGTACGGACGTCACGGCCCAGAAGAACTGGATCGACGGAAAGGCGGGCAGCAACATCGTCACGCCGGAGGCGGTCAAGGCCACGCAGACGTTCGCCGACTGGGCGAAAGCCGGGTACTTTCCGGCCGCGGCCAACGGAACCGGCGAGAACGACTCGGCCACGGCATTCTCCAAGGGAGCCAGCGTCTTCCACATCAACGGCAACTGGGCCGCCGCGCAACTGGACAAGGCGATGGGCGCCAACGTCGGGTTCGAGGTGATGCCTCCGGCCAAGGCCGGCGGACAGGCCGTCGGCAACGGCTTCAGCGTCTCCTATTCGATCTCGGCCAAGTCCAAGCACCCGGAGGCGGCGGCCGCCTTCCTGAACTTCCTGCAGAGCCCGGAGGCATCGGTGATCGAGGACAAGGGTGGATTCCTGCCGCCCAATGCCTCGGCCGCCCCGGCCGCGACCGGGGTGAAGGGCGACCTGAAGAAGGCCAACCAGGCGGTGGTGGCAGCCGACGGCCTGATCCCGTTCCCCGATTTCGCGGCGCCGGCGATGCTCGACTCGCTGGAGTCGGGCCTGCAGTCGGTGATCGCCGGGCGTATGCAGGCGCAGGACTTCCTGCAGTCGCTGCAAACGGTGTGGACCGCCTACCACGGTAAGTGA
- a CDS encoding carbohydrate ABC transporter permease — MTSAPRPLSVAGRVPRDADASTRSWKEAPAGRSRLRGPSWSALLYIAPAFLLYGLFVIIPALHTVYISLFTWDGVTLATWAGLSNYEAVFTSDALRGAVEHAFVLVLFFAGLPILLGLALTAVLARFRRPGMSLFRVIFFLPQIVPLVAVGITWRWMYTQDGAVNQILRAIGLGGITRAWLGDFDLALFAVGLIGTWALSGLCTMLFVSGAQKVEPNLYEAARLDGAGALREFRAVTLPALRGEIAVALTVTTIAALASFDIIYVSTNGAPGDTTTVPGLLVYRLAFTDGQVGQASALAVTLTVLILIVVLIINRLVSVRDDE; from the coding sequence GTGACCTCCGCACCGCGTCCGCTGTCGGTGGCCGGCCGGGTTCCGCGCGACGCCGACGCCAGCACCAGGTCCTGGAAGGAGGCGCCCGCGGGGCGGTCGCGGCTGCGCGGACCGAGTTGGTCGGCGTTGCTGTACATCGCGCCGGCGTTCCTGCTCTACGGCCTGTTCGTGATCATCCCGGCGCTGCACACGGTCTACATCTCGCTCTTCACCTGGGACGGCGTGACGCTGGCGACCTGGGCCGGGCTGTCCAACTACGAGGCCGTCTTCACCAGCGACGCCCTCCGCGGGGCGGTCGAGCACGCATTCGTCCTCGTCCTGTTCTTCGCCGGCCTGCCGATCCTGCTCGGGCTCGCCCTGACCGCGGTGCTGGCCCGGTTCCGGCGGCCCGGGATGTCACTTTTCCGGGTGATCTTCTTCCTGCCCCAGATCGTGCCGCTGGTCGCCGTGGGCATCACGTGGCGCTGGATGTACACCCAGGACGGCGCGGTCAACCAGATCCTGCGCGCGATCGGGCTGGGTGGGATCACCCGGGCCTGGTTGGGTGATTTCGACCTGGCCCTGTTCGCGGTAGGTCTGATCGGCACCTGGGCGTTGTCGGGACTGTGCACGATGCTCTTCGTCAGCGGCGCTCAGAAGGTCGAGCCGAATCTGTACGAAGCGGCGCGGCTGGACGGGGCCGGTGCGCTCCGTGAGTTCCGGGCAGTCACCCTGCCTGCACTGCGCGGCGAGATCGCGGTGGCGCTCACCGTCACCACGATCGCCGCTCTGGCCAGCTTCGACATCATCTACGTGTCCACCAACGGCGCCCCCGGTGACACCACCACGGTGCCGGGGCTGCTGGTGTACCGGTTGGCCTTCACCGACGGCCAGGTCGGCCAGGCCTCCGCCCTCGCGGTCACCCTGACCGTCCTGATCCTGATCGTGGTACTCATCATCAACCGGCTGGTCTCCGTCCGGGACGACGAATGA